The genomic window GAAACGGACTGCCGCTCCTCCGCTCGCTGGAACTCTCGCGCGACGCCACCCAGAACCGTTCGCTGCGTGGCGCGCTGGACCAGGTCATCGCCCAGGTTGGTGACGGCCGCTCGTTCTCCAAGGCGCTCATCCGGAACGGCACCTTTCCCGCCCTGCTCATCGACATGATTTCAGTGGGCGAGCAGACGGGAAAAATCGACCAGTCCCTGCGCCGCGCCGCAGAGAGATATGACAAGGAGCTTGATAAGAGCCTGCAGCGCATCATGGCGCTCGTCATGCCGGCGGTGCTCATCGTCATGGCGGTGCTCATCGGCGCGATGGCCTATCTGATGATCACGTCCATCTTCCAGACGATGTCGAAGATGCAGTGATTCCGGCCTGTCAGGGGCCGTTCTCGGGAAGAACCGCCGTTTTTTGAAATTTCGGAAAGACAAAGTGTTCCGACGCACGTTATATCCGGCCCGGGACGAGCATAACCCGCCCTTTCCCCAACAACCACCGGGCGGATCCGACGATGGAATCTAACACATTCTAACGGATCATCCGGTGTCCCGACCCGCACATGCACCGCCTACCTTCCCAACACGCTGTCACCCGTTTCAAGGTCGCCTCCTGGCTGATCGTTCTTCTCTTCCTGCTGCTGTTGGCGACCTCCGGCCTCCTCGTGCATTCCCTCGTCACGGCGGACAGGGAACTGGCCTCCCTCGCGCTCGGGCTGATGGGCGGCACCGTCGCCGTCGGCATCACCCAGTGGGCCGTGGCCATCCGCGCGCGCTGCCCGCTGTGCCATGCCAAATCCATCGCGCGGAACGGTTGCTCGAAACACCGGAACGCGCGCGCGCTTCTCGGCAGCTACCGCCTGCGCGTGGCTCTGAGCATCATTTTCCAGAACAAGTTCCGGTGCCCGTATTGCGGCGAATCCACGGCGGCGAAGGCGAGGGGCCGGTGAAGTCCGCCGGACCGGGCGGTGGCCCGCCGCGGTCCGGACGGTTTTGAGGATCCCGTTTACCAACCTCCTCCGAGAGCCTTGTAGAGGCCCACCGAGTTGATGTTCCGCGCGAGGCGGAGACGGATGAGGGATTGTTGCGCGGTGTAGTAGTCCAGCGTCGCGGTGAGGACCTCGAAGTAGCTGTCCACGCCCTGGGTGTAGCGGGCCTTGGAAAGATCGGCGCGCTTCTGCTGCGCCTTGACGAGGCTCTGGGTGGCGCTGATCTGTTCATCCAGGCCCGTGCGTGAGGCGAGGCTGTCGGCCACCTCGCGGAAGCCGGTCTGGATGGATTTCTCATAGTTGGCGATCTCGATTTCCTTGCGGATCTCCGCCACGTCGAGGTTCGCCTTGTTGCGGCCGCCGTCGAAGATCGGAACGTTGATGGCGGGGGAGAACAACCAGGTGGCGGTCCCGTTCGAGAACAGGTTCGACAGGCTGTTGCTGGCGGCTCCGACGTTGGTGGTGAGGGTGATGCTCGGGAAAAACGCGGCGCGGGCGGCTCCGATGTTCGCATTCGCGGCACGGAGCTGGTGCTCGGCCTCGCGGATGTCCGGGCGGCGGAACAGCAGCTCGGAAGGAACCCCGGCACGGACATTCGCAACCAGGATCTCATCCAGCGAGCGCCCGGCGGGAAGGTTCGCCGGCAATGATCCGCCGCAAAGGAAGGTGAGCGAGTTGTTCACTTCCTGAATGCGCTGGCGGAAGGCCGCCAGGTCCGCCTTCGCCGTCTGGCGCTGGACCTCGATGGAGCTGAGATCCAGTTCCGAGATGGCACCGGCGTCGAACCGCTGTTTCACGATGTCATAGGCGGAGTTGAAGCCCTCGAGACTTTGCTCGGAAAGAGCGACCTGCTCATGCAGCGCGCGCTCCGCGAGGTATTGGTTCGCGATCTGGGCGACCAACGAGATTTGCGCGCCGACGCGGGCGGCGTCGCTGCCGAAGTAGCTCTCCAGCGCGCTGCGGTTCAGGCTCCGGACACGGCCGAAGAGGTCCAGCTCGTAGGAGGAGAGCCCCA from Luteolibacter yonseiensis includes these protein-coding regions:
- a CDS encoding efflux transporter outer membrane subunit, which translates into the protein MRNSLATILATGLLTTSCSFIPALDPINSPVSGKFPGKTGGEVPGDIAWQKFFTDPRLKKLVQAALENNRDLRIAALNVEQARAQYGISRSDLFPTIYAGASTERRRSVNADGGGGSASGNYDVSVGLSSYELDLFGRVRSLNRSALESYFGSDAARVGAQISLVAQIANQYLAERALHEQVALSEQSLEGFNSAYDIVKQRFDAGAISELDLSSIEVQRQTAKADLAAFRQRIQEVNNSLTFLCGGSLPANLPAGRSLDEILVANVRAGVPSELLFRRPDIREAEHQLRAANANIGAARAAFFPSITLTTNVGAASNSLSNLFSNGTATWLFSPAINVPIFDGGRNKANLDVAEIRKEIEIANYEKSIQTGFREVADSLASRTGLDEQISATQSLVKAQQKRADLSKARYTQGVDSYFEVLTATLDYYTAQQSLIRLRLARNINSVGLYKALGGGW